One Stigmatopora argus isolate UIUO_Sarg chromosome 20, RoL_Sarg_1.0, whole genome shotgun sequence genomic region harbors:
- the LOC144065615 gene encoding uncharacterized protein LOC144065615, with translation MASPSEITCGKRPAKFHEENSTFCKIMHAKVVLHRLEGFREYLGPDGKESVGLKKELELPQIKGEELEFSQQQMRDERLSIKKEEDDVTWSFGEFLKREEDLGVTSRGAEPAHTLTLPQIKEEEPEFPQQQIKKEEDVTVSTGEPFKSEEDLGVAGRGAETPNGSPAEGQADNLIAPLSDSEDLLYDYEGLKDGKLWKCSQCGKTFGKKSTLKSHMRSHTGEKHLCSVCGKTFTHKRNLNIHAKTHTGDKPFSCSVCGKRFTEKGNLKRHTRTHTGEKPFSCSVCGQRFTQKRNLNSHAKTHTGENTFSCSVCGKRFTEKGTLKRHTRIHTGEKTFLCSVCGQRFTQKGHLNSHARTHTGEKPFSCSFCGQTFTRKDHLNSHARTHR, from the exons atggcgtctccatcagaaattacgtgtgggaaaagaccagcaaagttccacgaggaaaactcgacattttgcaaaataatgcatgcaaaagttgtccttcacagactagaag gattcagagaatatcttggtcctgatgggaaagagtctgttggccttaaaaaggaacttgagctcccccaaatcaaaggggaggagctagagttctctcaacaacaaatgagagacgagcgactttcAATCAAGaaagaggaagatgatgtcacctggtcatttggtgaattcctgaagagggaagaggatcttggcgtgaccagcagaggggcggagcctgcacacaccttaacattaccccaaattaaagaggaggagccagagttccctcaacagcaaatcaaaaaggaagaagatgtcaccgtgtcaactggtgagcctttcaagagtgaagaggatctgggcgtggccggcagaggggcggaaactccgaacggcagccctgcagaagggcaagcagacaatttaattgctccgttatcagatagcgaagacttgctttatgactatgaaggtcttaaggacggcaaactctggaaatgctctcagtgtggaaaaacctttgggaaaaagtctactttgaaatcacatatgaggagccacactggggagaaacacttatgttcagtttgtggtaaaacatttacacacaagagaaacttaaatattcatgcaaaaacacacacaggtgacaaaccattttcatgctcagtttgtggtaaaagatttacagagaagggaaacttaaaaaggcacacaagaacccacactggtgaaaaaccattttcgtgttcagtttgtggtcaaagattcacacagaagagaaacttaaatagtcacgcaaaaacacacacaggtgaaaatacattttcgtgttcagtttgtggtaaaagatttacagagaagggaaccttaaaaaggcacacaagaatccacactggtgaaaaaacatttttgtgttcagtttgtggtcaaagattcacacagaagggacacttaaatagtcatgcaagaacccacactggtgaaaaaccattttcgtgttctttttgtggtcaaacattcacacggaaggatcacttaaatagtcatgcaagaacacacaggtga
- the LOC144065536 gene encoding uncharacterized protein LOC144065536 isoform X1, which translates to MAVIKTTTTMFQEELFDVKEYLERHHHPIECKLMQAKVILHRLEGFRENLSPDGQEFVGLKELPQIKEEEPEFPQQQMREERLPIKKEEDDVTWSTCEALTRQDDLGGASGGAEPANTSSWPQIKEEEPEFPQQRMREERLPIKKEEDDVTWSTCEALTRQDDLGGASRGAEPANTSSRPQIKEEEPEFPQQQMREERLPIKKEKDDVTWSTCEALTRQDDLGGASRGAEPANTSSWPQIKEEEPEFPQQRMREERLPIKKEEDDVTWSTCEALTRQDDLGGASGGVEPANTSSWPQIKEEPEFSQQTMIDEQLPIKNEEYYVTWSPGESVKWDDVGVASVGVELLSGSSTEGWQAESSISPLSDDDDLLYDDDDDEDVKKNPNGDKLCKCFQCGKTFGKSSNLKRNMTSHIGEKPFSCSVCRQRFVPKVKLKRCTGDKSFSCSFCGKEFSQKKNLQRHTRIHNGEKTFSCSVCGLTFSQQQHLKTHTRTHTGEKPFSCSVCGKAFSRNEHLKAHIRSHTGEKPFSCSVCGKAFSEKPHLKRHIRYHTGEKPFSCSVCGKTFSQKQVLQRHTRTHTGDKLFSCSVCGRRFTLKGHLNSHARTHTGEKPFSCSVCGRRFTLKGNLNRHARTHTGEKPFSCAVCGQAFAYKESLKQHLCTLQVDNPHW; encoded by the exons ATGGCcgtcataaaaacaacaacaacaatgttccaggaggaactttttgacgtaaaagaGTACCTTGAACGTCACCACCACCCCATTGAATGCAAATTAATGCAAGCAAAAGTTattcttcatagactagaag gtttcagggaaaatcttagtcctgatgggcaagagtttgttggccttaaagagctcccccaaatcaaagaggaggagccagagttccctcaacaacaaatgagagaagagcgacttccaatcaagaaggaggaagatgatgtcacctggtcaaccTGTGAGGCATTGACGaggcaagatgatctgggcggggccagcggaggggcggagcctgcaaacacctcatcatggccccaaatcaaagaggaggagccagagttccctcaacaacgaatgagagaagagcgacttccaatcaagaaggaggaagatgatgtcacctggtcaaccTGTGAGGCGTTGACGAGGCAAGATGATTTGGGCGgggccagcagaggggcggagcctgcaaacacctcatcaaggccccaaatcaaagaggaggagccagagttccctcaacaacaaatgagagaagagcgacttccaatcaagaaagagaaagatgatgtcacctggtcaaccTGTGAGGCATTGACGaggcaagatgatctgggcggggccagcagaggggcggagcctgcaaacacctcatcatggccccaaatcaaagaggaggagccagagttccctcaacaacgaatgagagaagagcgacttccaatcaagaaagaggaagatgatgtcacctggtcaaccTGTGAGGCGTTGACGaggcaagatgatctgggcggggCCAGTGGAGGggtggagcctgcaaacacctcatcatggccccaaattaaagaggagccagagttctctcaacaaacaatgatagatgagcaacttccaatcaaaaatgaggaatattatgtcacctggtcacctggtgagtcCGTGAAGTGGGATGatgtgggcgtggccagcgtaggggtggagcttctgagcggcagctcaacagaaggatggcaagcAGAAAGTTCAATttctcctttatcagatgacgacgacttgctttatgacgatgatgatgatgaagatgttaagaaaaatcccaatggcgacaaactctgcaaatgctttcagtgtgggaaaacttttgggaaaagctctaatttgaaaagaaatatgacgagccacattggtgaaaaacccttttcgtgctcagtttgcagACAAAGATTCGTCCCCAAAGTCAAATTAAAACGCTGCACTGGTGATAAAtcattttcctgttcattttgcggtaaagaattttctcaaaagaaaaATTTACAAAGACATACGAGAATCCAcaatggtgaaaaaacattttcgtgctcagtctGTGGTCTaaccttttctcaacagcaacatttaaaaacccacacaagaacccacactggtgaaaaaccattttcgtgttcagtttgcggtaaagccttttctcgaaatgaacacttaaaagcccacataagaagccacactggtgaaaaacccttttcgtgctcagtttgcggtaaagccttttctgaaAAGCCACACTTAAAAAGACACATCAGAtaccacactggtgaaaaacccttttcgtgctcagtttgcggtaaaaccttttctcaaaagcaagttttacaaagacacacaagaacccacacgggtgacaaactattttcgtgttcagtttgtggtcgaagattTACActgaagggacacttaaatagtcatgcacgaacacacactggtgaaaaaccattttcgtgttcagtttgtggtcgaagattcacattgaagggaaacttaaatcgtcacgcaagaacccacactggtgaaaaaccattttcgtgcgcagtttgtggtcaagcattcgcttacaaggaaagcttaaaacaacatttatgcACATTACAAGTTGACAACCCACATTGGTGA
- the LOC144065536 gene encoding uncharacterized protein LOC144065536 isoform X2, protein MSARTAAKFKKKLSGTKEPAPQPCSTFSKIMHAKVVLHRLEGFRENLSPDGQEFVGLKELPQIKEEEPEFPQQQMREERLPIKKEEDDVTWSTCEALTRQDDLGGASGGAEPANTSSWPQIKEEEPEFPQQRMREERLPIKKEEDDVTWSTCEALTRQDDLGGASRGAEPANTSSRPQIKEEEPEFPQQQMREERLPIKKEKDDVTWSTCEALTRQDDLGGASRGAEPANTSSWPQIKEEEPEFPQQRMREERLPIKKEEDDVTWSTCEALTRQDDLGGASGGVEPANTSSWPQIKEEPEFSQQTMIDEQLPIKNEEYYVTWSPGESVKWDDVGVASVGVELLSGSSTEGWQAESSISPLSDDDDLLYDDDDDEDVKKNPNGDKLCKCFQCGKTFGKSSNLKRNMTSHIGEKPFSCSVCRQRFVPKVKLKRCTGDKSFSCSFCGKEFSQKKNLQRHTRIHNGEKTFSCSVCGLTFSQQQHLKTHTRTHTGEKPFSCSVCGKAFSRNEHLKAHIRSHTGEKPFSCSVCGKAFSEKPHLKRHIRYHTGEKPFSCSVCGKTFSQKQVLQRHTRTHTGDKLFSCSVCGRRFTLKGHLNSHARTHTGEKPFSCSVCGRRFTLKGNLNRHARTHTGEKPFSCAVCGQAFAYKESLKQHLCTLQVDNPHW, encoded by the coding sequence gtttcagggaaaatcttagtcctgatgggcaagagtttgttggccttaaagagctcccccaaatcaaagaggaggagccagagttccctcaacaacaaatgagagaagagcgacttccaatcaagaaggaggaagatgatgtcacctggtcaaccTGTGAGGCATTGACGaggcaagatgatctgggcggggccagcggaggggcggagcctgcaaacacctcatcatggccccaaatcaaagaggaggagccagagttccctcaacaacgaatgagagaagagcgacttccaatcaagaaggaggaagatgatgtcacctggtcaaccTGTGAGGCGTTGACGAGGCAAGATGATTTGGGCGgggccagcagaggggcggagcctgcaaacacctcatcaaggccccaaatcaaagaggaggagccagagttccctcaacaacaaatgagagaagagcgacttccaatcaagaaagagaaagatgatgtcacctggtcaaccTGTGAGGCATTGACGaggcaagatgatctgggcggggccagcagaggggcggagcctgcaaacacctcatcatggccccaaatcaaagaggaggagccagagttccctcaacaacgaatgagagaagagcgacttccaatcaagaaagaggaagatgatgtcacctggtcaaccTGTGAGGCGTTGACGaggcaagatgatctgggcggggCCAGTGGAGGggtggagcctgcaaacacctcatcatggccccaaattaaagaggagccagagttctctcaacaaacaatgatagatgagcaacttccaatcaaaaatgaggaatattatgtcacctggtcacctggtgagtcCGTGAAGTGGGATGatgtgggcgtggccagcgtaggggtggagcttctgagcggcagctcaacagaaggatggcaagcAGAAAGTTCAATttctcctttatcagatgacgacgacttgctttatgacgatgatgatgatgaagatgttaagaaaaatcccaatggcgacaaactctgcaaatgctttcagtgtgggaaaacttttgggaaaagctctaatttgaaaagaaatatgacgagccacattggtgaaaaacccttttcgtgctcagtttgcagACAAAGATTCGTCCCCAAAGTCAAATTAAAACGCTGCACTGGTGATAAAtcattttcctgttcattttgcggtaaagaattttctcaaaagaaaaATTTACAAAGACATACGAGAATCCAcaatggtgaaaaaacattttcgtgctcagtctGTGGTCTaaccttttctcaacagcaacatttaaaaacccacacaagaacccacactggtgaaaaaccattttcgtgttcagtttgcggtaaagccttttctcgaaatgaacacttaaaagcccacataagaagccacactggtgaaaaacccttttcgtgctcagtttgcggtaaagccttttctgaaAAGCCACACTTAAAAAGACACATCAGAtaccacactggtgaaaaacccttttcgtgctcagtttgcggtaaaaccttttctcaaaagcaagttttacaaagacacacaagaacccacacgggtgacaaactattttcgtgttcagtttgtggtcgaagattTACActgaagggacacttaaatagtcatgcacgaacacacactggtgaaaaaccattttcgtgttcagtttgtggtcgaagattcacattgaagggaaacttaaatcgtcacgcaagaacccacactggtgaaaaaccattttcgtgcgcagtttgtggtcaagcattcgcttacaaggaaagcttaaaacaacatttatgcACATTACAAGTTGACAACCCACATTGGTGA
- the LOC144065536 gene encoding uncharacterized protein LOC144065536 isoform X3, with translation MREERLPIKKEEDDVTWSTCEALTRQDDLGGASGGAEPANTSSWPQIKEEEPEFPQQRMREERLPIKKEEDDVTWSTCEALTRQDDLGGASRGAEPANTSSRPQIKEEEPEFPQQQMREERLPIKKEKDDVTWSTCEALTRQDDLGGASRGAEPANTSSWPQIKEEEPEFPQQRMREERLPIKKEEDDVTWSTCEALTRQDDLGGASGGVEPANTSSWPQIKEEPEFSQQTMIDEQLPIKNEEYYVTWSPGESVKWDDVGVASVGVELLSGSSTEGWQAESSISPLSDDDDLLYDDDDDEDVKKNPNGDKLCKCFQCGKTFGKSSNLKRNMTSHIGEKPFSCSVCRQRFVPKVKLKRCTGDKSFSCSFCGKEFSQKKNLQRHTRIHNGEKTFSCSVCGLTFSQQQHLKTHTRTHTGEKPFSCSVCGKAFSRNEHLKAHIRSHTGEKPFSCSVCGKAFSEKPHLKRHIRYHTGEKPFSCSVCGKTFSQKQVLQRHTRTHTGDKLFSCSVCGRRFTLKGHLNSHARTHTGEKPFSCSVCGRRFTLKGNLNRHARTHTGEKPFSCAVCGQAFAYKESLKQHLCTLQVDNPHW, from the coding sequence atgagagaagagcgacttccaatcaagaaggaggaagatgatgtcacctggtcaaccTGTGAGGCATTGACGaggcaagatgatctgggcggggccagcggaggggcggagcctgcaaacacctcatcatggccccaaatcaaagaggaggagccagagttccctcaacaacgaatgagagaagagcgacttccaatcaagaaggaggaagatgatgtcacctggtcaaccTGTGAGGCGTTGACGAGGCAAGATGATTTGGGCGgggccagcagaggggcggagcctgcaaacacctcatcaaggccccaaatcaaagaggaggagccagagttccctcaacaacaaatgagagaagagcgacttccaatcaagaaagagaaagatgatgtcacctggtcaaccTGTGAGGCATTGACGaggcaagatgatctgggcggggccagcagaggggcggagcctgcaaacacctcatcatggccccaaatcaaagaggaggagccagagttccctcaacaacgaatgagagaagagcgacttccaatcaagaaagaggaagatgatgtcacctggtcaaccTGTGAGGCGTTGACGaggcaagatgatctgggcggggCCAGTGGAGGggtggagcctgcaaacacctcatcatggccccaaattaaagaggagccagagttctctcaacaaacaatgatagatgagcaacttccaatcaaaaatgaggaatattatgtcacctggtcacctggtgagtcCGTGAAGTGGGATGatgtgggcgtggccagcgtaggggtggagcttctgagcggcagctcaacagaaggatggcaagcAGAAAGTTCAATttctcctttatcagatgacgacgacttgctttatgacgatgatgatgatgaagatgttaagaaaaatcccaatggcgacaaactctgcaaatgctttcagtgtgggaaaacttttgggaaaagctctaatttgaaaagaaatatgacgagccacattggtgaaaaacccttttcgtgctcagtttgcagACAAAGATTCGTCCCCAAAGTCAAATTAAAACGCTGCACTGGTGATAAAtcattttcctgttcattttgcggtaaagaattttctcaaaagaaaaATTTACAAAGACATACGAGAATCCAcaatggtgaaaaaacattttcgtgctcagtctGTGGTCTaaccttttctcaacagcaacatttaaaaacccacacaagaacccacactggtgaaaaaccattttcgtgttcagtttgcggtaaagccttttctcgaaatgaacacttaaaagcccacataagaagccacactggtgaaaaacccttttcgtgctcagtttgcggtaaagccttttctgaaAAGCCACACTTAAAAAGACACATCAGAtaccacactggtgaaaaacccttttcgtgctcagtttgcggtaaaaccttttctcaaaagcaagttttacaaagacacacaagaacccacacgggtgacaaactattttcgtgttcagtttgtggtcgaagattTACActgaagggacacttaaatagtcatgcacgaacacacactggtgaaaaaccattttcgtgttcagtttgtggtcgaagattcacattgaagggaaacttaaatcgtcacgcaagaacccacactggtgaaaaaccattttcgtgcgcagtttgtggtcaagcattcgcttacaaggaaagcttaaaacaacatttatgcACATTACAAGTTGACAACCCACATTGGTGA
- the LOC144065570 gene encoding uncharacterized protein LOC144065570, translated as MQTPSPKMSAFRNDLGADEQGSGDFEEKFELPQIKREEPEFHIQQKREEQLPIKKEEEELPDIKVESRSRLTGEPLKSEDDLASEGVEPANASTWPQIKEEEPEFPQHQMREEQLPIKKEENDFTWSTGEPFRREDDLGGASRGAWPPYGSCSTEGRQAENLIAPLSDSDDLVYDDDEGLKKNPSGDKLCKCSYCGKTFGKKSTLNRHMGTHTGENPFSCSVCGKTFSLKQYLKKHTRTHTGEKPFSCSLCGKAFSLKESLKKHTRTHTGEKPFSCSVCGKTFSMRGSLKIHTRNHTGEKPFSCSICGQTFPYMGLLKSHTRTHTGEKPFSCSVCGQGFTQKGSLKTHSRRIHTGEKPLSCSICDQTFTHKESLNIHERTHIDKTQFSCSVCGKVFTKKNNLKRHTRTHNGEKTFSCSVCGKTFKEKATLKKHTRTHTGEKPFVCSFCGQAFAYKESLKTHIRTHTGEKPYLCSVCGKTFPYMGSLKSHTRTHTGEKPFSCSVCGQTFSQKRTLKAHTRAHTGEKPFSCLICGKSFSHKHHLECHTRTHIGENSFLLS; from the exons ATGCAAACACCAAGCCCGAAAATGTCAG ctttcagaaatgatcttggtgctgatgagCAGGGGTCTGGTGACTTTGAAGAGAAatttgagctcccccaaatcaaaagggaggagccGGAGTTCCATATTCAACAAAAGAGAGAAGAACAACTTcccatcaaaaaggaggaagaagagttgCCGGACATTAAAGTGGAAAGTAGAAGCAGGTTGACTGGTGAGCCCCtgaagagtgaagatgatctggccAGCGAAGGGGTGGAGCCTGCAAACGCCTcaacatggccccaaattaaagaggaggagccagagttccctcaacatcaaatgagagaagagcaacttccaataaaaaaggaggaaaatgatttcacctggtcaactggtgagcctttcaggagggaagatgatctgggcggggCCAGCAGAGGGGCGTGGCCTCCGTATGGTAGCTGCTCAACGGAAGGAAGgcaagcagaaaatttaattgctcctttatcagatagcGATGACTTggtttatgatgatgatgaaggacttaagaaaaatcccagtggcgacaaactctgcaaatgctcttACTGcgggaaaacctttgggaaaaagtccaCTTTGAATAGACATATGGGgacccacactggggagaacCCCTTTTCATGTTCTGTATGTGGTAAAACTTTCTCTCTAAAGCAAtacttaaaaaagcacacaagaacccacactggtgaaaaaccattttcctgctcactttgtggtaaagccttttctctaaAGGAAAGCTTAaagaaacacacaagaacccacacaggtgaaaaaccattttcgtgctcagtttgtggtaaaacattttcaatgaggggaagtttaaaaatacacacaagaaaccacactggagaaaaacctttttcgtgctcaatttgtggtcaaacattcccATACATGGGACtcttaaaaagccacacaagaacccacacaggtgaaaaaccattttcgtgctcagtttgcggtCAGGGATTTACACAAAAAGGAAGTTTAAAAACCCACTCAAGAAGaatacacactggtgaaaaacctctctcctgctcaatttgtgatCAAACTTTTACACACAAAGAAAGCTTAAACATCCACGAAAGAACTCACATTGATAAAACgcaattttcctgctcagtttgtggtaaagttTTCACTAAAAAGAACAACTTAAAAAGACACACGAGAACCCAcaatggtgaaaaaacattttcgtgctcagtttgtggtaaaacctTTAAAGAGAAGGCAACATTAAAGAAACACACAAGAactcacactggtgaaaaaccatttgtgtgctcattttgtggtcaagcGTTCGCATACAAGGAAAGtctaaaaacccacataagaacccacactggtgaaaaaccatatttgtgctcagtttgtggtaaaacattcccATACATGGGAAgcttaaaaagccacacaagaacccacactggtgaaaaaccattttcgtgctcagtttgtggtcaaacatttagtCAGAAGAGAACATTAAAAGCCCACACAAGagcccacactggtgaaaaaccattttcgtgcttgATCTGTGGTAAGTCTTTCTCTCACAAGCACCACTTAGAATGCCACACGAGAACCCACATTGGTGAGAACTCGTTCCTGCTTAGTTAA
- the LOC144065523 gene encoding uncharacterized protein LOC144065523, which produces MVLQGKSASPHRTTSTIRGGGRDHFRAQEGRILESGSRVPENCLEMHHLPSRGFRNDVGADGQESVDLEGEVELPQIKEEEPEFPQQQKGDEQLPIKREEDDFTWSLREFVKREDVLGVASGGAEPANTKTWPLIKEEEPEFPQKQMGEEQLPIKKEEDHFTWSSGESVKRDDLGVVSEGAEPANASAWPQIKEEQQPEFPQQCKREEQPPIKNEECVKWSTGEPFKSEDDLGMANRGAELLNGSSTEGWRAENLIAPLLDGSDLLFDDDVEDVKKKPSGDKLCKCFQCGKTFGKKSSLKTHMRSHTGEKPLSCTVCGQTFTLKGHLNRHARTHTGEKPFSCSVCGQTFIQKGNLISHARIHTGEKPFSCPVCGQAFTQKGSLVCHARTHTGEKPFACSVCGQAFTHKESLVYHARTHTGEKPFSCPVCGQAFTHKETLKGHLRTHTGEKPFLCSVCGKRFTKKGTLKGHTRTHTGEKPFSCSVCGQRFTQKRNLNSHAKTHTGENTFSCSVCGKRFTEKGTLKRHTRIHTGEKPFSCSVCDKRFTEKGSLVYHARTHTGEKPFVCSVCGQAFTHKKSVVYHARTHTGEKPFVCSVCGQAFTHKGILISHVRTHTGEKPFSCSVCGQTFTQKGNLNKHEIIHTSEKQFSCSVCGQTFTQKGHLNRHEIIHTGEKQFSCSVCGKRFTQKGNLIIHARTHTGEKPFSCSVCGQAFADKRILRCHIRTHTGEKPFSCSICGQAFSQTHQLKSHTRTHTDDPPS; this is translated from the coding sequence gtttcagaaatgatgttggtgctgatgggcaggagtctgttgaccttgaaggggaagttgagctcccccaaatcaaagaggaggagccagagttccctcaacaacaaaagggagacgagcaacttccaatcaaaagggaggaagatgatTTCACCTGGTCTCTTCGTGAGTTCGtaaagagggaagatgttctgggcgtggccagcggaggagcggagcctgcaaacaccaaaacatggcccctaattaaagaggaggagccagagttccctcaaaaacaaatgggagaagagcaacttccaatcaaaaaggaggaagatcatttcacctggtcatcAGGTGAGTCCGTTAAAagggatgatctgggcgtggtcAGCGAAggagcggagcctgcaaacgcctcagcatggccccaaattaaagaggagcagcagccagagttccctcaacagtgcaaaagagaagagcaacctccaatcaaaaacgaggaatgtgtcaaatggtcaactggtgagcctttcaagagtgaagatgatctgggcatggccaacagaggggcggagcttctaaACGGCAGTTctacagaaggatggcgagcagaaaatttaattgctcctttattagATGGCagcgacttgctttttgacgatgatgttgaagatgttaagaaaaagccGAGTGGCgacaaactttgcaaatgctttcagtgtgggaaaacttttgggaaaaagtcttctttgaaaacacatatgaggagccacactggggagaaacccttatcatgtacagtttgcggtcaaacattcacactgaagggacacttaaatagacatgcaagaacacacacaggtgaaaagccattttcatgttcagtttgtggtcaaacattcatacagaagggaaacttaattagtcatgcaagaatccacacgggtgaaaagccattttcgtgtccagtttgtggtcaagcattcacacaaaaGGGAAGCTTAgtttgtcatgcaagaacccacactggtgaaaaaccatttgcgtgttcagtttgtggtcaagcattcacacacaaggaaagcttagtttatcatgcaagaacccacactggtgaaaaaccattttcgtgtccagtttgtggtcaagcattcacacacaaggaaaccttAAAAGGGCAcctaagaacccacactggtgaaaaaccatttttgtgttcagtttgtggtaaaagatttacaaagaagggaaccttaaaagggcacacaagaacccacactggtgaaaaaccattttcgtgttcagtttgtggtcaaagattcacacagaagagaaacttaaatagtcacgcaaaaacacacacaggtgaaaatacattttcgtgttcagtttgtggtaaaagatttacagagaagggaaccttaaaaaggcacacaagaatccacactggtgaaaaaccattttcgtgctcagtttgtgataaaagatttacagagaagggaagcttagtttatcatgcaagaacccacactggtgaaaaaccatttgtgtgttcagtttgtggtcaagcattcacacacaagaaAAGCGTAGTttatcatgcaagaacccacactggtgaaaaaccattcgtgtgttcagtttgtggtcaagcattcacacacaagggaatcttaattagtcatgtaagaacacacacgggtgaaaagccattttcgtgttcagtttgtggtcagacatttacacagaagggaaacttaaataagcacgaaataatccacacaagtgaaaaacaattttcgtgctcagtttgtggtcagacatttacacagaagggacacttaaataggcaCGAAataatccacacaggtgaaaaacaattttcgtgctcagtttgtggtaaaagattcacacagaagggaaacttaattattcatgcaagaacccacactggtgaaaaaccattttcgtgttcagtttgtggtcaagcattcgcaGATAAGCGAATCTTACGATGCcatataagaacccacactggtgaaaaacccttttcttgCTCGATTTGTGGTCAAGCTTTCTCTCAAACGCACcagttaaaaagccacacaagaacccacactgatgACCCGCCCAGTTaa